One Bacillota bacterium DNA segment encodes these proteins:
- a CDS encoding transcriptional regulator encodes MNRAVFRYVEAELYDYPWTKQEIARLRVDIALEGSGVEAALLAQHVSGGQQADPTLAKTIRLLTNRRLKRMEETVAAIERVYDRLPPEKQRLVDLKYWQRYSNLAVATRLHISRATFYRWRAEVVTAVAVELGLANAVELLSAGLAG; translated from the coding sequence GTGAATCGGGCGGTGTTTCGGTACGTGGAGGCAGAGCTATACGACTACCCGTGGACGAAGCAGGAGATCGCCCGGTTGCGCGTCGATATTGCCCTAGAGGGCTCAGGAGTGGAGGCTGCGCTGCTTGCGCAGCACGTCAGTGGGGGACAACAGGCCGACCCAACGCTGGCCAAGACCATCAGGCTGCTGACCAACCGGCGTCTGAAGCGCATGGAGGAGACGGTGGCGGCCATCGAGCGGGTTTATGACCGGCTGCCACCGGAGAAGCAGCGGCTTGTGGATCTCAAGTACTGGCAGCGGTACAGCAACCTGGCGGTGGCCACCCGGCTGCACATCAGTCGCGCAACGTTCTACCGGTGGCGGGCAGAGGTGGTCACAGCCGTGGCGGTCGAACTGGGGCTGGCCAATGCAGTTGAACTCCTCAGTGCCGGGCTAGCAGGTTGA
- a CDS encoding YezD family protein — MDPTCMRGTGEVHQQEASARLPKLSKQEVEEVLQRVRRALEGLEYGEVVLKVQGGKVIWVDRYERERLG; from the coding sequence TTGGATCCGACCTGCATGAGGGGGACCGGCGAGGTGCACCAGCAGGAAGCGAGTGCCAGACTGCCGAAATTGTCGAAACAAGAGGTGGAGGAGGTCCTGCAGCGCGTCCGGCGGGCCCTGGAAGGGCTGGAGTACGGCGAGGTCGTCCTGAAGGTGCAGGGCGGGAAGGTCATTTGGGTGGATCGGTATGAACGTGAAAGGCTCGGGTAG
- a CDS encoding RusA family crossover junction endodeoxyribonuclease, with the protein MGAFQAEVRTEPRQFEIRFTVPGRPVPKARHRATLIGGKIVSYTPRKVREFEQAVGWAAKAARVPMLEGPLAVEIHCYVDPRRAIPDSDNLAKSVLDGLNGVAWHDDRQVVDVRCVRHEVNSRGEERTEIWIRPA; encoded by the coding sequence GTGGGTGCTTTCCAGGCCGAGGTGAGAACTGAGCCCCGCCAGTTTGAGATCCGCTTCACGGTGCCCGGTCGACCGGTGCCCAAGGCCCGCCACCGGGCCACCCTGATCGGCGGCAAGATTGTGAGCTACACGCCGCGGAAGGTGCGGGAGTTCGAACAGGCGGTGGGATGGGCGGCGAAGGCAGCGCGGGTGCCCATGCTAGAGGGCCCGTTGGCGGTGGAGATCCACTGCTACGTCGACCCGCGGAGGGCGATCCCAGACAGCGATAATCTGGCCAAGAGCGTTCTGGACGGGCTCAACGGAGTTGCCTGGCACGATGACCGACAGGTGGTTGATGTTCGGTGCGTTCGGCATGAGGTCAACAGCCGCGGGGAAGAGAGGACAGAGATTTGGATCCGACCTGCATGA
- a CDS encoding single-stranded DNA-binding protein, with protein sequence MNLVVLIGRLGADPELRVLPDGTPVCTFSLAVDRPKADSEGKDVDWIDVTCFRKQAESVGEHLTKGRLVCVEGSLRERKWETEDGQKRRAHAVIARRVVFLPSGRKGVPDEVLVAEAEEV encoded by the coding sequence GTGAACCTGGTTGTGCTGATTGGCCGCCTTGGAGCGGACCCTGAGTTGCGGGTCCTGCCGGACGGGACGCCGGTGTGCACCTTCAGCCTGGCGGTGGACAGGCCCAAGGCCGATAGCGAGGGTAAGGACGTGGACTGGATCGACGTGACCTGCTTCCGCAAGCAGGCGGAATCCGTGGGCGAGCACTTAACCAAAGGCCGGCTGGTGTGCGTGGAGGGCTCGCTTCGGGAGCGCAAGTGGGAGACGGAGGACGGGCAGAAGCGGCGGGCTCACGCCGTGATTGCCAGACGGGTCGTGTTCCTCCCGAGCGGTAGGAAGGGCGTGCCTGATGAGGTTCTGGTGGCTGAGGCCGAGGAGGTGTGA